From a region of the Candida albicans SC5314 chromosome 1, complete sequence genome:
- the LYS142 gene encoding Lys142p (Zn(II)2Cys6 transcription factor; has similarity to S. cerevisiae Lys14, involved in the regulation of lysine biosynthesis genes; fungal-specific), whose protein sequence is MSTSKRAYSRGGCKECKRRKIRCPEDKPSCATCVRLGKVCSYPLPGERVPRVSIRALANKEIPLNDSPEPKAKKSNPKPLTIQMYSVDDFGAKKKKRRLRLDDDYLTNNFNTETNSPISGNNNGYLSNSKSANNNNNNGSNTTDNLMQQINSQMIPPIKPALSITQASESMLSTTSSSSLLGGLYNDDDLNLLASDLNNIVNDIMFTSNMPNTNDSLIDDNFFSPFNYPPQLPDLNDIPKHIPLDYIKLKTDDEKRYLAEFYHEFASQILPFGAFDKISGTYYNPVRDVILIYAAKEPFLLSAILSQGAKLSFQKTSKQSDHDNYGSYLSRCLRLLGPALSKNRDKSVKDDLTSNIESILITVLLLTSSNAMTEKLSWRPHLKGAKDIIIKATHSKIRSSKTLILCKIWFADFEILAGTSSHLGGTIKTDCDLDSVINFEDEFVKSVLEQFGLLQGGSFNIMSGYNIQMIYLFRDLSKLLNRKREMGEQFVPNQSLEYIRLISGFYEHYGKVYIDRKCLLPGPISTPLTELYNLVDSVPTTSGNTLYISWMDISQQAYALAGLITVFTSILLDPPDLPHIQDLNSKLVDLIKFVEQSVNSFTMKFPNGFSMIQWPITVAGINCTIKSQQPVIGKFFKICIELGSVSAEITLKRIKKIWELREKGEEYYDLHIKHENGEIDGIHIDNVAY, encoded by the coding sequence ATGTCTACTTCCAAGAGAGCTTATAGTCGAGGTGGCTGTAAAGAATGcaaaagaaggaaaatcCGATGTCCTGAAGATAAACCATCCTGTGCAACTTGTGTTAGATTAGGGAAAGTTTGCTCGTATCCTTTGCCAGGAGAACGAGTTCCCCGTGTTTCCATCAGAGCATTAGCTAATAAGGAAATCCCACTTAATGATTCACCAGAACccaaagcaaaaaaatCTAATCCCAAACCACTAACGATTCAAATGTACCtggttgatgattttggggctaaaaagaaaaagcgGAGACTAAGATTGgatgatgattatttgaCCAACAACTTTAATACTGAAACTAATTCGCCTATATCCGGAAACAATAATGgatatttatcaaattccaaatcagcaaataataataacaataatggaTCAAATACTACTGATAATTTAATGCAACAAATAAACTCGCAAATGATCCCTCCCATTAAGCCTGCACTTAGTATTACACAAGCCCTGGAAAGTATGCTAAGCACTACATCGAGTTCTTCATTGCTTGGTGGTCTATATAATGATGACGATTTGAACCTACTTGCATCTGACTTGAATAATATCGTTAATGACATTATGTTTACTTCAAATATGCCAAACACCAATGATAGTTTGATTGATGACAACTTCTTTAGTCCGTTCAATTATCCACCACAATTGCCCGATCTCAATGATATTCCAAAACATATCCCATTGGATTATATTAAATTGAAGACAGACGATGAGAAAAGGTACCTAGCGGAGTTTTATCATGAGTTTGCGTCGCAGATTTTACCATTTGGCGCGTTCGATAAGATTTCAGGTACTTACTACAACCCTGTGAGAGATGTGATTTTAATCTATGCTGCCAAGGAAccatttttattatcagCAATATTATCTCAAGGGGCTAAACTTTCTTTCCAAAAAACATCAAAACAGTCCGACCATGACAATTATGGGTCATATTTATCTAGATGTTTAAGATTATTGGGTCCCGCATTAAGTAAAAATCGTGATAAACTGGTCAAAGATGATTTAACGTCAAATATTGAGAGTATACTTATAACCGTACTACTATTAACATCTTCCAATGCCATGACAGAAAAGTTGAGTTGGAGACCACATTTGAAAGGTGCAaaagatattattataaaggCAACACATAGTAAAATTCGACTGTCCAAAACTTTAATATTATGCAAGATATGGTTTgctgattttgaaattttggcAGGCACTAGTAGTCATTTGGGTGGCACGATAAAAACCGATTGTGATTTAGATTCAGtgataaattttgaagatgaatttgTTAAATCTGTATTGGAACAATTTGGATTACTTCAAGGTGGGAGTTTCAATATCATGAGTGGATATAATATacaaatgatttatttattccGGGATTTATCCAAACTTCTAAACCGCAAACGAGAAATGGGGGAACAATTTGTCCCCAATCAATCCCTTGAGTATATTCGTTTAATTTCGGGATTTTATGAACATTATGGGAAAGTGTATATCGATAGAAAATGTCTATTACCAGGACCAATTTCCACCCCACTAACAGAGTTATATAATCTTGTCGATTCCGTGCCCACAACAAGTGGGAACACACTTTATATTAGCTGGATGGATATTTCTCAACAAGCGTATGCTTTAGCTGGTTTAATAACTGTGTTTacttcaatattattagatCCTCCTGATTTACCACATATTCAAGATTTAAATTCCAAACTagttgatttgataaagTTTGTCGAACAAAGTGTGAACTCTTTTACAATGAAATTCCCAAATGGATTTCTGATGATTCAATGGCCCATTACGGTTGCAGGAATAAATTGTACTATCAAGAGTCAACAGCCAGTGATTgggaaatttttcaaaatatgtATTGAGTTAGGATCAGTCAGTGCTGAAATCACTTTGAAACggataaagaaaatatgGGAATTGCGTGAAAAGGGTGAGGAGTATTATGATCTTCATATTAAGCATGAAAATGGTGAAATTGACGGAATTCATATCGATAATGTTGCCTACTAA
- the DAK2 gene encoding dihydroxyacetone kinase (Putative dihydroxyacetone kinase; repressed by yeast-hypha switch; fluconazole-induced; caspofungin repressed; protein enriched in stationary phase yeast cultures; flow model biofilm induced; rat catheter and Spider biofilm repressed) codes for MTLAKHWKYGKDEDIVVTQLRGLVASNPYVNLIPSEKVVFNPHSDTSKKITIISGGGAGHEPMHGGFVGENLLDAAVSGSVFASPSTKQIMAAIKTKSNKEKGTIIVIKNYTGDILHFGLVAERAKSEGYKVELVIVSDDVAVGREQNKMVGRRGLAGTAFIHKILGSASATSPDVDLKSLSDLGHAINKNLVTLGASLDRTSVPGKLEEEIEFTGNDEMELGLGIHNEPGTKIKPIPNIDELIQKMYHQLLSPEDKDRHYVDFDFENDEYVLLINNIGGTSSFELYAIAEHALANLPLKKKPKRVYVSDFVTSFNSPGFSITLLNLSNLKKEDISFTDEDVLKFLDTPTNAPGWKPKIYDSEIWDSQNKEIESPMKNETLTSSDLKIDGQKFESQLVNALKVLLDEEPKITRYDTVVGDGDCGQTLADGANSILKALKEDDDFKSNLNDPVYTLGKITEYVEDSMGGTSGGLYSIFLTALVKQLKQTKEISVQSVGDALYHALYDGLFKYTRARVGGRTLIDTLQPFVDALHKTGDLTKAVEAANKGCEETKNLHASFGRASYVNEEEFKAEGGIPDPGAVGVLALIKGFTEKL; via the coding sequence ATGACATTAGCTAAACATTGGAAATACGGTAAAGACGAAGACATTGTGGTTACCCAATTGAGAGGGTTAGTAGCTTCTAATCCTTATGTGAATTTAATCCCAAGTGAAAAAGTTGTATTTAACCCTCATTCGGATacttccaaaaaaattaccattatcagtggtggtggtgctggACATGAACCTATGCATGGAGGATTTGTTGGAGAGAATTTATTAGATGCTGCAGTTAGTGGATCGGTTTTTGCTAGTCcttcaacaaaacaaatcatgGCAGCCATTAAAACCAAAtctaataaagaaaaaggtaCCATTATTGTAATTAAAAACTATACTGGAGATATTTTACATTTTGGTTTAGTTGCAGAAAGAGCTAAAAGTGAAGGTTATAAAGTTGAATTAGTGATTGTGAGTGATGATGTTGCTGTTGGAAGAGAACAAAATAAGATGGTGGGGAGAAGAGGATTGGCTGGGACAGCTTTTATTCATAAAATCTTGGGTTCTGCTAGTGCTACTAGTCCAgatgttgatttgaaatcattgaGTGATTTAGGTCATGCCATCAATAAGAATTTAGTAACTTTGGGAGCAAGTTTGGATCGTACTTCAGTTCCGGGGaaattggaagaagaaattgaattcacaGGAAATGATGAAATGGAATTGGGATTGGGTATTCATAATGAACCTGGTACTAAAATTAAACCAATTCCTAATATCGATGAATTGATCCAAAAAATgtatcatcaattattatctcCAGAAGATAAAGACCGCCATtatgttgattttgatttcgaaaatgatgaatatgtgttattgattaataatattggtggaacttcatcatttgaattatatgCCATTGCTGAACACGCATTGGCTAATTTGcctttgaaaaagaaaccaaagAGAGTTTATGTCAGTGATTTCGTCACATCTTTCAATTCACCAGGATTTTCAATAACATTGTTGAACTTGtcaaatttgaagaaagaagataTCTCATTCACTGATGAAGATGTGTTGAAGTTTTTGGATACTCCAACTAATGCTCCAGGTTGGAAACCAAAAATCTATGATTCAGAAATTTGGGATCTgcaaaataaagaaattgaatcgcctatgaaaaatgaaactttAACATCTTCAGATCTTAAAATTGACGGccaaaaatttgaatctCAATTAGTTAATGCCTTGAAAGTTTTATTGGATGAAGAACCAAAAATCACCCGTTATGATActgttgttggtgatggAGATTGTGGTCAAACTTTAGCTGATGGAGCAAACTCCATTTTGAAAGCATtaaaagaagatgatgattttaaatcaaatttaaatgatcCAGTTTATACTCTTGGGAAAATCACAGAATATGTTGAAGATAGTATGGGTGGGACTTCTGGAGGTCtttattctattttcttAACTGCTTTAGTGAAACAGTTGAAGCAAACCAAAGAAATCAGTGTACAATCCGTTGGTGATGCCTTATACCATGCTTTGTACGATGGGTTGTTCAAGTATACCAGAGCAAGAGTTGGTGGAAGAACTTTGATTGATACATTGCAACCATTTGTGGATGCCTTACATAAAACTGGCGATTTAACTAAAGCAGTTGAAGCAGCTAATAAAGGTTGTGAAGAAACTAAGAATTTACATGCTTCATTTGGTAGAGCAAGTTATGTTAATGAGGAAGAATTTAAAGCAGAAGGTGGTATCCCAGATCCAGGTGCTGTTGGTGTATTGGCATTAATCAAAGGGTTTACAGAGAAGTTATGA
- the LYS143 gene encoding Lys143p (Zn(II)2Cys6 transcription factor; ortholog of S. cerevisiae Lys14 involved in the regulation of lysine biosynthesis genes) has product MASNISQDRSSPSVAFVSQKRIYSKHGCKECKRRKIKCDEGKPSCWQCIRLRKDCSYPKPGEKVLRISRKKQREQLIRQEEAQNHSLLLQQQYRFEQPHSIITTHAPSISSNSSQDSYRDTRSPNPIANSAPMYQQQHLPQNHYQPQFQPPPPPPQQQQYPSHQPLVHQQPQPVPPPPPAQQLSPSHQQYQMAPPSISYYPNPPSYMQYPAHIIQAGPHTLPQNVVPNHPNPPPPPPPPPIVPQQPPQPYPQNNHSVVLPPPQAAKLPIAPLPDHLNKRLQNPAAAPSLKARNSRNDSTNSIPNLLNDTNVLSDSNTISGAGNTPQTPPQQNSNNNIHIEHSQFSNDDIVEYYNQNDLEVLATDLNNIVSEIMFDFNFVKDKNPPLESEDGSLRTATSTNGSPPPLETAPSSHHNVPIDFIHFKKESDRTYFETFYNEFAQIILPFPSFDKHNKCYFNPARDIILRSAAKVKYLLAAVLANGARQQFNKTKSEEDEQAYCFYLSRCLELLGPAIANDDKELASNIENVLLTVLLLTAGNASNLRQDWRSHLKGAKDLLVKNSPKSTTKRKHSKVFIFCKIWFVTIEVLAGISSQKGGTLQTEQEIDELINSGDEYEQQVLKELGIILDNGFNIMGGYQHECYNYFGKLIKILNQDRNGKLNPQESFEYIKLFVDLERQRNLQFVDKRGSWVTSSNSEDNNNDAIDEKHINSLLVERVPTTDNKSQVISWMDVSHQAYTMALMITVLEKCFRENYSNPQIQLLSDSIIQFVDYLYHHDVQNSLPKHKIESALMMLQWPLLVAGRNIASNGTADNNGNTPETIQHKKDVVIKFFEASSKVGSGGALIASKIIQKIWNKRDNIEESDNDDNENEDLLSY; this is encoded by the coding sequence ATGGCGTCAAATATTTCACAAGATAGATCATCACCTTCTGTTGCTTTCGTGTCTCAAAAAAGGATATATTCCAAACACGGATGTAAGGAATGTAAAAGAAGGAAGATTAAATGCGACGAAGGCAAGCCATCTTGTTGGCAATGTATCCGATTAAGAAAAGATTGTTCCTATCCTAAACCTGGGGAGAAGGTCTTAAGAATACTGAGAAAGAAGCAACGAGAGCAATTGATAAGACAAGAAGAGGCACAAAATCACCTGTTACttctacaacaacaatatcgATTTGAACAACCTCATAGCATAATTACAACACATGCaccatcaatatcatctaACTCATCGCAAGACAGTTATCGTGACACTAGATCACCAAATCCAATAGCTAACCTGGCCCCGATgtatcaacaacagcatCTCCCACAAAACCATTACCAACCTCAATTTCAACCGCCgccgccaccaccacagcaacaacaataccCTTCACATCAACCGCTAGTACATCAGCAGCCACAGCCagtaccaccaccaccaccagcacAGCAGCTACTGCCGTcacatcaacaatatcaaatggCACCTCCTTCTATTTCCTACTATCCCAATCCCCCGTCATATATGCAATATCCTGCGCATATAATTCAAGCAGGGCCACACACATTACCTCAGAATGTTGTTCCAAATCATCCTAACCCTCCTCCTCCACCGCCTCCCCCTCCTATTGTACCACAGCAGCCACCACAACCATACCCACAAAATAACCACTCAGTTGTTTTGCCTCCGCCTCAAGCAGCTAAATTACCAATAGCTCCTCTTCCGGATCACTTAAATAAAAGGCTCCAAAATCCCGCAGCTGCTCCTTCTTTGAAAGCTAGAAATAGCAGAAATGACAGCACGAATTCGATCCCtaatttgttgaatgaTACAAATGTGTTGTCTGATAGTAATACAATCAGTGGTGCTGGGAATACTCCACAAACTCCACCTCAACagaattcaaataataacattCATATTGAACATAGCCAATTTTCTAATGACGATATCGTGGAGtattataatcaaaatgaTTTGGAGGTATTAGCTACcgatttgaataatattgttAGTGAAATCatgtttgattttaattttgttaaagATAAAAACCCACCTTTAGAGTCAGAAGATGGTTCACTAAGGACAGCAACATCAACTAATGGGAGCCCACCTCCTTTGGAAACAGCTCCTTCAAGCCATCATAATGTTCCTATAGACTTCATTCATTTCAAAAAGGAATCCGATAGAAcatattttgaaacattCTACAATGAATTTGCACAAATTATACTACCATTCCCAAGTTTTGACAAACATAACAAGTGTTATTTCAATCCAGCAAGAGACATAATTCTTAGGAGTGCTGCTAAAgtaaaatatttattagcAGCGGTATTGGCAAATGGGGCCCGACAACAGTTTAATAAAACAAAGAGCGAAGAAGATGAACAAGCTTATTGCTTTTACTTGTCGAGATGTTTAGAGTTATTGGGACCAGCGATAGCcaatgatgataaagaaTTGGCATCAAACATTGAGAATGTTTTATTGACAGTATTGTTATTGACAGCAGGTAATGCATCAAATTTGAGACAAGATTGGCGGTCTCATCTCAAAGGTGCAAAGGATTTATTAGTTAAGAATTCACCAAAGAGTACTACCAAAAGAAAGCATTCTAAAGtgtttatattttgcaAAATTTGGTTTGTCACTATTGAAGTTTTAGCTGGTATAAGTTCCCAAAAGGGGGGTACGTTGCAAACtgaacaagaaattgacgaattaatcaattctgGGGATGAATATGAACAACAAgtattgaaagaattagGAATTATCCTTGATAATGGGTTTAATATTATGGGAGGTTATCAACATGAATGCTATAACTATTTTGggaaattaataaaaattttgaatcaagATAGAAATGGGAAATTAAATCCTCAAGAATCATTTGAGTATATAAAACTATTCGTTGATCTTGAACGTCAGAGGAATCTCCAATTCGTTGATAAACGAGGAAGTTGGGTTACTTCCAGCAATAGTGAAgacaacaataatgatgCTATAGATGAAAAGCATATTAATTCACTATTGGTTGAAAGAGTTCCAACTACTGACAACAAGTCTCAAGTAATATCCTGGATGGATGTATCCCATCAAGCTTATACTATGGCGTTAATGATTACAGTTCTTGAAAAATGTTTTCGTGAGAATTATTCCAATcctcaaattcaattactAAGTGATTccataattcaatttgttgactATTTATATCATCATGATGTACAGAATCTGTTGCCAAAacataaaattgaaagtgCATTAATGATGTTACAATGGCCGCTTCTTGTTGCAGGAAGAAATATTGCAAGCAACGGTACTGCTGATAATAACGGTAACACTCCCGAAACAATTCAACACAAGAAGGATGTCGTTATAAAATTCTTTGAAGCTCTGTCTAAAGTAGGTTCTGGAGGTGCATTGATCGCCTCTAAAATTATTCAGAAAATTTGGAATAAAAGAGATAATATCGAAGAAAGCGATAACGATGACAACGAGAACGAGGATTTGTTATCATACTAA
- the CTA8 gene encoding stress-responsive transcription factor (Essential transcription factor, mediates heat shock transcriptional induction; in the absence of heat stress, Cta8p levels are modulated by growth temperature to regulate basal expression of genes involved in protein folding), whose amino-acid sequence MIMNMTTDYRDPLLDLFGTESNSGNETSSPSDIPVINRSGTFNQQQFSPLLTQQSLYNTPNSGSTPNIFDPNYTQMQEEQTSPSSNKLQPEDPPRKKRNTRSQTKIHQQSEGDEYNSNDYKDSIDLDKPPVVEPSPPFFVESDTTPEFVIPTPTSEQQQQQHHELIAQDYQRSNNSNQFGNLTHYEPNLPPLPPLSESILPQTNTFHPLVLPHDPRHAITAGPANNSQQQQQQQQQDSSIPSDGISSKIQQLHAPSLSNNQSASQRKKKESSGPKTRPAFVMKIWSMVNDPANHEYIRWNDDGKTFQVFHREDFMKVILPKYFKHNNFASFVRQLNMYGWHKVQDVANGTLNQNSDKNGQDEIWQFENPNFIKDREDLLDKIVRNKSSSNQDDVSGVSFNGINNSANLSLILQELETIKMNQYVISEDLRRVRQDNKMLWQENYLNRERNQVQGRTLDKILKFLSVVYGNNANKILNGHGFADFNDSNNIMTQYRPSPMGSPLLSRPQTQPPPSNSRFARDNNQTAQPTYESPLSTSDTNNNNNNTFEYQQAVNRPRLMLTNRAHSRRPSMSRTKSTPEGSIEEIIRSYSNDKAAESNVNRMYEQLVGHQPGATTNNNNHSSSTAISAPSPRHSFLQELNLPGTPRNLDDLEKHINKEGQSIQQVQDWIDKLAQEQHEKQQQQQGNDDDDDFDVNEFLKDATTTPSSNVPNGGHYNNGNISFVGSPIAMTPGSNVSSNINDSDGNEKKSKKRSIEEVSDH is encoded by the coding sequence ATGATTATGAATATGACTACTGATTATAGAGATCCATTACTCGATTTGTTTGGTACAGAGTCTAACTCTGGCAATGAAACATCATCTCCCAGTGACATTCCAGTTATCAACAGAAGTGGCACATTTAATCAGCAACAATTTAGCCCCTTGTTAACCCAACAACTGTTATACAATACACCTAACTCTGGATCTACTCCGAATATTTTTGACCCAAACTATACCCAGATGCAGGAGGAACAAACATCTCCATCTCTGAACAAACTTCAACCAGAAGATCCcccaagaaagaaaaggaacACTAGAAGTCAGACAAAGATACACCAACAACTGGAAGGAGATGAATACAACTCAAATGATTACAAAGATCTGATAGATTTAGACAAACCACCAGTTGTTGAACCAAGTCCTCcgttttttgttgaaagtgACACTACCCCTGAATTTGTGATTCCAACACCTACCCtggaacaacaacagcaacaacatcaCGAGTTAATCGCACAAGACTACCAACGTtccaataattcaaatcaatttggaaACTTGACCCATTATGAACCAAATCTTCCTCCATTACCTCCTTTATCAGAGAGTATACTTCCACAGACAAACACTTTCCATCCATTAGTGTTGCCACATGACCCAAGACACGCTATTACTGCTGGCCCAGCTAATAACagtcaacaacaacaacaacaacaacagcaagaCTCACTGATACCATCAGATGGTATTTCTTCCAAGATACAACAACTTCATGCACCTTCATTGTCAAACAATCAATCAGCATCTCAAcgtaaaaagaaagaaagttCTGGGCCCAAAACACGTCCTGCATTTGTTATGAAAATCTGGTCGATGGTGAACGATCCTGCCAATCATGAATATATCAGATGGAATGATGACGGGAAGACTTTCCAAGTGTTTCACCGTGAAGATTTTATGAAGGTTATATTACCCAAATATTTCAAGCATAATAATTTTGCTAGTTTTGTGAGACAATTAAATATGTATGGATGGCACAAAGTGCAGGATGTCGCTAATGGTACCTTAAATCAAAACTCGGACAAGAATGGACAAGATGAAATATGGCAATTTGAGAATCCAAACTTTATAAAGGATCGAGAAGATTTATTGGATAAGATTGTGAGAAACAAGAGTAGTTCAAACCAAGATGACGTTTCTGGAGTTTCATTCAATGGGATAAACAATAGTGCAAATTTGTCGTTGATTTTACAAGAGTTGGAAACAATCAAGATGAATCAGTATGTTATATCTGAAGATTTAAGAAGAGTGCGACAAGATAACAAGATGTTATGGCAAGAGAACTACCTAAATAGAGAAAGAAATCAAGTACAAGGCCGCACATTGGATAAAATATTAAAGTTTTTATCTGTTGTTTATGGTAATAATGCtaataaaatattgaatggGCACGGATTCGCTGATTTCAATGATAGTAACAATATCATGACTCAATATAGACCATCACCCATGGGATCACCATTACTACTGAGACCACAAACCCAACCACCACCTTCAAATTCTAGATTTGCAAGAGATAACAATCAGACTGCACAACCTACTTATGAATCACCATTATCAACCAGCgataccaataataataacaacaataccTTTGAATATCAACAAGCTGTCAATCGTCCACGTCTCATGTTGACTAACCGAGCACATTCCAGACGTCCAAGTATGTCTAGAACCAAATCTACTCCAGAAGGGTCCATAGAAGAGATAATACGTTCTTATTCCAACGATAAAGCTGCTGAATCTAATGTTAATAGAATGTATGAGCAATTAGTTGGTCATCAACCAGGTGCAACTacaaataacaataaccaTTCTTCCCTGACAGCAATTTCGGCGCCATCACCACGTCATAGTTTCttacaagaattgaatctACCAGGCACACCAAGAAACCTTGATGATTTAGAGAAGCATATTAATAAAGAAGGACAATCAATTCAGCAAGTGCAAGACTGGATTGATAAGTTAGCCCAAGAGCAACATGAaaaacaacagcaacaacaaggaaatgatgatgacgatgatttTGATGTCAACGAGTTTTTGAAAGATGCTACTACAACTCCTAGTTCTAATGTGCCAAATGGTGGTCATTATAACAATGGGAATATAAGTTTTGTTGGTTCACCAATTGCGATGACTCCAGGCTCAAATGTCAGTTCTAACATAAATGATTCTGATGGTAATGAGaagaaactgaaaaaaaggTCAATCGAAGAAGTTAGCGATCATTAA